In Myxococcales bacterium, one genomic interval encodes:
- the hslU gene encoding ATP-dependent protease ATPase subunit HslU, with protein sequence MEEKNFTPREIVSELDRYIIGQDKAKRSVAIALRNRWRRRQVEGDLRDEIVPKNIIMIGPTGVGKTEIARRLAKLADAPFIKVEASKFTEVGYVGKDVESMIRELVEVAVKMVREEESRKVMVRAQEMAEEKLLDLLLPGSLEPEHDLPQSFDDAASEVVPEPSAESGRRRADTRERLRKLLREGKLDDRMVEIQPAVRPAMPSIEVVAAGSMEEMQSNLRDMFSGLFQGGNKKKKMRVPEALAYLSSEESQRLIDMESVVKLAIECTEQNGIVFLDEIDKIARSAGEGRGHGPDVSREGVQRDILPIIEGSTVNTKHGLVKTDHILFIAAGAFHSAKPSDLIPELQGRFPIRVELNSLSKGDFIRILTEPENSLIKQYRAMMQTEGVSLEFDYSAIDEICQVAADVNSQMEDIGARRLHTIMEKLLEGLSFEAPERGGQTVKVDRGYVVKNLSEIVKDRDLSRYIL encoded by the coding sequence ATGGAAGAAAAAAATTTTACGCCAAGGGAAATAGTTTCAGAGCTCGACAGATACATCATCGGCCAGGACAAGGCGAAGAGATCGGTCGCCATAGCTCTCAGGAACAGGTGGCGCCGCAGGCAGGTGGAAGGTGATCTGCGCGACGAGATAGTTCCAAAAAATATCATCATGATAGGCCCCACCGGAGTCGGGAAAACAGAAATCGCCAGAAGGCTCGCAAAACTCGCAGATGCTCCCTTCATAAAGGTAGAGGCCTCCAAGTTCACCGAAGTCGGCTACGTCGGCAAGGATGTCGAGTCGATGATCAGGGAGCTGGTCGAGGTTGCGGTAAAGATGGTGCGCGAGGAGGAGTCGCGCAAGGTCATGGTTCGCGCTCAGGAGATGGCGGAGGAAAAACTTTTGGATCTTCTCCTTCCGGGCTCCCTCGAGCCTGAGCATGATCTTCCGCAGAGCTTCGACGATGCCGCATCCGAAGTGGTGCCGGAGCCCTCCGCAGAGAGCGGGAGGCGCAGGGCCGATACGAGGGAGCGGCTGAGGAAGCTTCTTCGCGAAGGAAAACTCGACGATCGTATGGTCGAAATTCAGCCTGCAGTACGTCCGGCGATGCCATCGATAGAGGTGGTGGCCGCAGGAAGCATGGAGGAGATGCAGTCCAATCTGCGCGATATGTTCTCCGGTCTTTTTCAGGGTGGGAACAAGAAAAAGAAGATGCGCGTTCCGGAAGCGCTTGCGTATCTCTCCTCCGAGGAATCGCAGCGCCTCATCGATATGGAATCGGTGGTCAAGCTTGCGATCGAATGCACTGAACAAAACGGCATAGTTTTTTTGGACGAGATAGACAAGATCGCGCGTTCGGCGGGGGAGGGTCGAGGACATGGCCCCGACGTCTCTCGCGAGGGAGTGCAGCGCGACATACTCCCCATTATCGAGGGCTCGACCGTCAACACCAAGCACGGTCTGGTCAAGACGGATCACATACTCTTCATAGCCGCCGGAGCTTTTCACAGCGCAAAGCCGAGCGATTTGATTCCGGAGCTGCAGGGCAGATTTCCGATAAGGGTCGAGCTCAACTCCCTTTCGAAAGGGGATTTCATCAGGATCCTGACCGAGCCAGAAAATTCGCTCATCAAACAGTACAGGGCGATGATGCAGACAGAGGGGGTATCGCTGGAGTTCGACTATTCGGCCATAGACGAGATATGTCAGGTTGCGGCTGACGTGAATTCTCAGATGGAGGATATCGGCGCCCGTAGGCTTCATACTATAATGGAAAAGCTCCTTGAAGGGCTTTCATTTGAAGCTCCGGAAAGAGGGGGACAGACGGTGAAAGTCGATCGTGGATATGTCGTGAAAAATCTTTCAGAGATCGTCAAGGATCGCGATCTCAGCAGGTACATACTCTAG
- the hslV gene encoding ATP-dependent protease subunit HslV — protein sequence MFKSTTILCVRRDGMVALAGDGQVSFGNTIMKSGARKIRTMRDGTVLAGFAGSSADAFTLFERFEGKLEEFRGNLTRAAVELAKDWRTDRILRKLEAMMIVADREKTFTISGTGDLLEPDDDVTAIGSGGPYALAAARAMLRHSSLDALQIVAEAMKIASEICIYTNENIQSEVLK from the coding sequence ATGTTCAAGTCCACGACGATTCTTTGCGTAAGAAGAGACGGCATGGTCGCGCTGGCCGGCGATGGGCAGGTCAGCTTCGGCAATACCATAATGAAAAGCGGGGCCAGAAAGATTCGGACGATGAGGGATGGGACGGTCCTCGCAGGATTTGCAGGCTCGAGCGCGGATGCCTTCACGCTATTCGAGCGCTTCGAGGGAAAGCTGGAGGAATTTCGTGGCAACCTCACCCGCGCCGCGGTTGAGCTCGCCAAGGACTGGCGAACCGACAGAATCCTGCGCAAACTTGAGGCTATGATGATCGTGGCCGATCGCGAAAAAACCTTTACCATCTCGGGCACGGGGGATCTCCTCGAGCCTGATGACGATGTCACCGCGATAGGATCAGGCGGTCCGTACGCGCTGGCCGCGGCAAGGGCGATGCTCAGACATTCATCTCTCGACGCTTTGCAGATCGTCGCTGAGGCGATGAAGATAGCGTCCGAGATATGTATCTATACGAACGAAAACATTCAAAGCGAAGTTTTGAAATGA
- the xerC gene encoding tyrosine recombinase XerC: MKQFIKKFESYLLNEKGSSLHTHKNYMVDLTQFFTFLSTKYPDIMSKEPSFLSNVDPNTVREYLGKMIKDRSPSSMARKLASLRTFFQFCLRKGVVPSNPAKEVATPKVPKRIPRFLTVDEVFSLIDAPSGNEALGSRDKAIIELLYASGLRVGELVDLDVDSIDLAAKTVRVMGKGRKERIVPMGEKACSAIASYLNYRAALCPESAEENALFVNRRGGRLTARSVERMLNKYIKVCGLQKKVTPHVLRHTFATHLLGSGADMRGIQELLGHASLSTTQKYTHVSLEGLMKTYDKAHPKA, encoded by the coding sequence ATGAAGCAATTTATAAAGAAATTCGAGAGTTACCTGCTCAATGAGAAGGGTTCTTCGCTGCACACGCATAAGAACTACATGGTCGATCTCACGCAGTTTTTCACTTTTCTATCAACGAAGTATCCGGACATAATGTCCAAAGAGCCATCCTTTCTTTCCAATGTCGATCCAAACACGGTGAGGGAATACCTCGGAAAGATGATCAAGGATCGCTCTCCTTCCTCAATGGCTAGAAAGCTGGCCTCTCTGAGGACATTTTTTCAGTTTTGTTTGCGAAAAGGGGTCGTCCCTTCAAATCCGGCGAAAGAGGTAGCCACCCCGAAGGTCCCGAAGAGAATTCCGAGATTTTTGACGGTGGACGAGGTCTTCTCGCTTATCGATGCACCATCCGGTAACGAGGCCCTCGGTTCCAGGGACAAGGCGATCATAGAGCTGCTTTATGCTTCCGGCCTGCGCGTCGGCGAGCTCGTCGATCTGGACGTAGACTCTATCGATCTTGCAGCCAAGACAGTTCGTGTTATGGGGAAGGGGCGCAAGGAGAGAATAGTTCCGATGGGTGAAAAGGCATGCAGTGCCATCGCTTCATACCTGAATTACAGAGCGGCGCTTTGCCCCGAGAGCGCCGAGGAAAACGCGCTTTTTGTGAACAGGCGGGGTGGAAGGCTTACCGCGCGTTCGGTTGAGAGGATGCTCAACAAATACATCAAGGTCTGCGGTCTGCAGAAAAAGGTGACGCCCCACGTTTTGAGGCACACCTTCGCCACGCACCTGCTTGGTTCCGGTGCCGACATGCGCGGCATTCAGGAGCTCCTCGGTCATGCGAGCCTCTCTACGACGCAGAAATATACGCATGTGAGCCTCGAAGGGCTCATGAAGACGTACGACAAGGCGCATCCGAAGGCATAA
- the topA gene encoding type I DNA topoisomerase — MSGSLVIVESPAKASTLKKYLGKNFNVLASVGHVIDLPMRELGVDVENGFEPNYVIIRGKSKILKKITDAAKKADAVYLAPDPDREGEAIAWHIADRIRKSSKSKTPPIYRVKFNEITKDAVKNAIASPGDLDKNLFDAQQARRILDRLVGYRISPLLWEKVRRGLSAGRVQSVAVRIVCEREQEIDAFKAKEYWSIVTRLKGGVPPPFEAKLIKISGKDFEIAEESEAKKLVNAISKESFLLSTIKKSERRRRPAPPFITSKLQQEAARKLGFTAKKTMAMAQMLYEGVEIGSEGSVGLITYMRTDSIRVSDVAIEAVRKYIADKFGKDMLPAEPVIYKSKRGAQDAHEAIRPTLMTMPPELVKEHLDRDAYRLYDLIWKRFVASQMEPAVFDQTSFDIEAGKYLLRATGQVMKFAGFISVYMEGVDDEAEKGEEENPTLPNLSEGEKLELLGIEPHQHFTQPPPRFTEASLVKELEEKGIGRPSTYASILSTIQEKGYVRKLEKRFHPSELGKLVNELLVENFPKVIDVGFTAQMEGELDEVEEGRRDWKKALDNFYAPFESALSLARKNMRSVKGQQVETEILCDKCGSKMVIKWGRHGEFLACSKYPECRTTKEFSREENGELRLQKVEPTGEVCDLCGKPMLMKRGRYGQFLACSEYPKCKNTKSISSGVKCPKCGEGDLVQKSTKRSKIFYGCDKYPKCDYATWDKPIAKSCPECGSKILVERTSKKTGEVFILCPQKGCPYRKKME, encoded by the coding sequence ATGAGCGGATCTCTGGTAATAGTCGAGTCTCCAGCGAAGGCCTCGACGCTTAAAAAATATCTAGGGAAAAATTTCAACGTGCTGGCCTCCGTCGGCCATGTGATCGACCTTCCTATGAGGGAGCTCGGCGTCGATGTGGAAAACGGCTTCGAACCAAACTACGTCATCATCCGCGGCAAATCCAAGATTCTTAAAAAAATCACCGATGCGGCTAAAAAGGCCGACGCGGTGTATCTGGCCCCCGATCCCGATCGTGAGGGGGAGGCGATAGCCTGGCACATCGCCGACAGGATAAGGAAGTCCTCGAAATCCAAAACTCCACCCATCTATCGCGTCAAGTTCAACGAGATAACAAAAGATGCGGTTAAAAACGCGATCGCCTCGCCGGGCGATCTGGATAAAAATCTATTCGACGCGCAGCAGGCGAGAAGGATCCTAGACAGGCTGGTCGGTTATCGAATAAGCCCGCTGCTTTGGGAAAAAGTCAGGCGTGGGCTTTCCGCCGGGAGGGTTCAGTCGGTAGCCGTCAGAATCGTATGTGAGCGCGAGCAGGAGATAGACGCTTTCAAAGCGAAGGAGTACTGGTCCATAGTGACGAGGCTTAAAGGCGGAGTTCCCCCTCCGTTCGAGGCTAAGCTTATAAAAATTTCAGGCAAGGACTTCGAAATAGCCGAGGAGTCCGAGGCGAAAAAATTGGTCAACGCCATCTCGAAAGAGAGCTTTCTTCTTTCGACGATAAAGAAGAGCGAACGAAGGAGAAGGCCGGCGCCGCCATTTATCACCTCGAAGCTCCAGCAGGAGGCCGCGAGAAAACTCGGCTTCACCGCGAAGAAGACGATGGCCATGGCGCAGATGCTCTATGAAGGAGTGGAGATAGGCAGCGAAGGTTCGGTCGGCCTGATCACCTACATGAGAACCGATTCGATCCGCGTCTCCGATGTCGCAATAGAAGCTGTGAGAAAATACATAGCTGACAAGTTCGGCAAGGATATGCTCCCGGCCGAACCGGTGATATACAAGAGCAAGCGAGGCGCGCAGGACGCCCATGAGGCAATCCGTCCGACGCTCATGACGATGCCGCCCGAACTTGTAAAGGAGCATCTCGATAGGGACGCCTACAGGCTTTACGATCTTATATGGAAGAGGTTTGTCGCCTCTCAGATGGAGCCCGCTGTATTCGACCAGACCTCATTTGATATCGAAGCCGGAAAGTATCTGCTCAGGGCAACCGGACAGGTGATGAAGTTCGCCGGTTTCATCTCGGTGTATATGGAGGGCGTGGACGATGAGGCGGAAAAGGGTGAGGAGGAAAATCCGACACTTCCGAATCTCTCTGAAGGGGAAAAGCTGGAGTTGTTGGGAATAGAGCCGCATCAGCATTTCACGCAGCCGCCTCCGCGTTTTACGGAAGCCTCTCTCGTCAAGGAGTTGGAGGAGAAGGGGATAGGCAGACCTTCTACATACGCCTCGATTCTTAGTACCATCCAGGAAAAGGGATATGTGAGGAAACTCGAAAAGAGGTTTCACCCATCTGAACTTGGCAAACTCGTCAACGAACTGCTGGTCGAAAATTTTCCGAAGGTTATCGATGTGGGATTCACCGCTCAGATGGAGGGAGAACTTGACGAGGTCGAAGAGGGGCGGCGCGACTGGAAAAAGGCGCTCGACAATTTTTACGCTCCCTTTGAATCTGCGCTTTCACTCGCCAGGAAAAACATGCGCAGCGTGAAAGGGCAGCAGGTCGAGACTGAAATCCTCTGCGATAAGTGCGGCAGCAAGATGGTCATCAAATGGGGAAGACATGGAGAGTTCCTCGCGTGTTCGAAATATCCCGAATGCCGCACGACCAAGGAGTTTTCACGCGAGGAAAATGGCGAGCTCAGGCTTCAGAAGGTAGAGCCGACCGGTGAGGTGTGCGATCTCTGCGGCAAGCCGATGCTTATGAAACGCGGGCGCTATGGTCAGTTCTTGGCCTGTTCGGAATATCCGAAATGCAAGAACACCAAGTCGATCAGCAGCGGTGTGAAATGCCCGAAGTGCGGGGAGGGCGATCTGGTCCAAAAGAGCACCAAGCGCAGCAAGATCTTCTACGGCTGTGACAAATATCCGAAATGCGATTATGCCACTTGGGACAAGCCTATTGCGAAGAGCTGCCCGGAGTGCGGCTCTAAGATTCTGGTTGAACGCACATCCAAAAAGACCGGCGAGGTCTTTATCCTATGCCCCCAAAAAGGGTGTCCTTATCGCAAAAAAATGGAGTAG
- the dprA gene encoding DNA-protecting protein DprA, translating to MTDLHERIFLFALQKVFYSAPAVARALIESAGSAEALLKGDRSDFRSLFAGMETLYNRFCVIPEAEVLHRELESYSKRGISLITIADDEYPKLLAQIPDPPLALWAIGEDLSLLNSASLAVVGARKSFPYSRELAFSISRDVAEMGYPIISGMAYGIDAAAHLGALESSGKTIAVFGCGVDYIYPSEHVGLMKRIVDRGLAISEFPLGVRPIPPRFPQRNRVISGLALAVLVVQAARASGSLITAKFALEFGREVMSIPGRGGDPGAQGCNALIRDGAGLVENAEDAVRILEFEHRKYPFLKKSGHLVGDIYKGSPLLKSLLPNSPSGVDDVIRRSGMAASDVLKELSLLVIDGLVEELPGKLYRLRSDR from the coding sequence ATGACCGATCTGCACGAGCGTATTTTTTTGTTCGCACTTCAAAAAGTTTTTTATTCCGCACCAGCGGTCGCGCGCGCCCTGATAGAGTCTGCCGGATCCGCAGAGGCACTTCTTAAAGGCGACCGGAGCGATTTTAGATCGCTGTTTGCCGGAATGGAGACTCTCTACAATCGTTTCTGCGTCATTCCGGAAGCGGAGGTGCTCCATCGCGAACTCGAATCATATTCAAAGAGAGGAATTTCTCTCATAACGATTGCCGATGATGAATATCCGAAACTCTTGGCGCAGATACCTGATCCTCCGCTTGCGCTTTGGGCTATCGGGGAAGATCTCTCGCTTCTGAATTCCGCTTCACTCGCCGTCGTCGGCGCGCGCAAATCCTTTCCCTACAGCCGCGAGCTGGCTTTCTCCATTTCCAGGGATGTCGCAGAAATGGGATATCCGATAATCAGCGGAATGGCCTATGGGATCGATGCGGCGGCACATCTCGGGGCGCTGGAATCCTCGGGAAAAACCATAGCTGTTTTCGGATGCGGAGTTGATTACATATACCCGTCTGAGCATGTCGGACTGATGAAAAGAATCGTCGATCGAGGGCTTGCGATTTCCGAGTTTCCTCTCGGAGTTCGGCCCATTCCTCCGAGGTTTCCACAGAGAAACAGGGTGATCAGCGGGCTCGCCCTCGCGGTGCTCGTCGTTCAGGCGGCGCGAGCCAGCGGAAGCCTGATCACCGCAAAATTCGCCCTCGAATTTGGAAGGGAGGTCATGTCGATTCCCGGGCGCGGCGGTGATCCGGGGGCTCAGGGGTGCAACGCCCTGATACGCGATGGTGCGGGTCTGGTGGAAAACGCCGAAGATGCTGTAAGAATTCTCGAATTCGAACACAGGAAATATCCGTTTTTGAAAAAATCTGGACATTTGGTCGGCGATATTTATAAGGGTTCACCTCTTTTAAAAAGTCTTCTGCCGAATTCTCCCTCGGGAGTTGATGATGTCATAAGGCGCAGCGGGATGGCTGCCTCCGATGTATTGAAGGAGCTCTCACTTTTGGTGATAGATGGGTTGGTGGAGGAACTTCCGGGCAAACTGTATCGTTTGAGGAGTGATAGATGA
- a CDS encoding integration host factor subunit beta codes for MNKSELIELISERSKITKKKAEDVVNLIFDSMTRTMARGGRIEIRGFGSFVVKDYKAYTGRNPRTGESIHVEPKRLPFFKVGKELKERVDAMRAPLPVDLGDEEDIA; via the coding sequence ATGAATAAGTCAGAGCTCATCGAGTTGATTTCAGAGAGGTCGAAGATCACCAAGAAGAAGGCTGAGGATGTTGTGAACCTGATATTCGATTCCATGACTCGGACCATGGCTCGCGGGGGCCGCATAGAAATTCGCGGCTTTGGAAGTTTTGTAGTCAAGGATTACAAGGCCTATACGGGGAGGAACCCAAGGACCGGCGAATCGATCCACGTCGAACCCAAGAGGCTTCCCTTTTTCAAAGTCGGCAAGGAATTGAAGGAGAGGGTGGATGCCATGAGGGCTCCGCTGCCAGTTGACCTCGGCGATGAGGAAGATATCGCCTGA
- a CDS encoding adenine phosphoribosyltransferase, which yields MQDSIKRYIRDVPDFPKPGIMFKDITPLLQNHKVFDGTIQALVKRYSGERIDSVVGIESRGFLFGTPLAHQLQAGFVPVRKKGRLPYKTINISYDLEYGSATIEMHTDAIKKGERVVIIDDLLATGGTAGAACELVRQQGGEVVECAFIVELAFLNGRDKIPGVPIHSLVSYK from the coding sequence ATGCAGGATTCGATAAAAAGATATATCAGGGATGTCCCGGATTTTCCGAAGCCCGGAATAATGTTCAAAGACATCACCCCTCTTCTTCAAAATCACAAGGTCTTTGACGGCACGATCCAGGCATTGGTGAAGAGATATTCGGGGGAGAGGATCGACTCTGTTGTCGGGATAGAATCTCGCGGTTTTCTGTTTGGCACCCCCCTGGCTCATCAGCTGCAGGCTGGCTTTGTGCCGGTGCGAAAGAAGGGGAGGCTCCCCTATAAGACGATAAATATATCCTATGACCTGGAATACGGTTCCGCCACGATAGAGATGCACACAGATGCGATAAAGAAGGGGGAGCGCGTCGTTATAATAGACGACCTACTGGCGACTGGGGGAACGGCAGGGGCGGCATGCGAGCTGGTAAGGCAGCAGGGGGGAGAGGTCGTCGAGTGCGCCTTTATAGTCGAACTGGCTTTTCTAAACGGACGCGACAAGATCCCCGGGGTGCCGATCCACTCGCTGGTGAGCTACAAGTAG
- a CDS encoding peptidoglycan DD-metalloendopeptidase family protein: MTEFFPKYNVFPRGVILALSFVMIAALLGGCATSFDKRGKFHRVRSGESIWTIARFYGLDLQELAEYNNIFKPGDMKAGQQLYIPEKEKKPPFKELPSDSSSRSSRRGGSKYSRADSSQSQIKTFRGKFIWPVEGRLTSPFGIRNGRRHDGIDIAAREGTPIKASAPGTAVFVGTMRGYGNLILLRHSDNFFTAYAHNQKNRIKKGDEVKQGQLIATVGRTGRATGSHLHFEIRSGQKARNPLFFLPERK; encoded by the coding sequence GTGACTGAATTTTTTCCTAAATATAATGTTTTTCCGAGAGGGGTTATCCTAGCGCTTTCATTCGTAATGATCGCCGCTCTCCTAGGGGGGTGCGCCACCTCCTTTGATAAAAGGGGAAAATTCCACAGGGTGCGTTCCGGCGAATCGATCTGGACCATCGCACGATTCTACGGCCTCGATCTCCAGGAGCTCGCCGAGTATAACAATATATTCAAGCCCGGAGATATGAAAGCGGGGCAGCAGCTCTATATTCCGGAGAAGGAAAAAAAACCCCCCTTCAAAGAGCTTCCCTCGGATTCTTCCTCCCGATCTTCCAGACGCGGCGGAAGCAAATATTCACGCGCCGATTCCTCGCAGTCGCAGATCAAGACCTTTCGCGGAAAATTCATATGGCCCGTCGAAGGGCGTCTCACCTCCCCGTTTGGAATCAGAAACGGAAGGCGGCACGATGGTATAGACATAGCTGCTCGCGAGGGGACTCCGATAAAGGCGTCCGCCCCCGGTACAGCGGTATTTGTTGGGACTATGCGCGGATATGGGAACTTGATACTCCTTCGCCATTCAGACAACTTTTTTACGGCCTATGCGCACAATCAAAAAAACAGGATCAAAAAGGGCGACGAGGTAAAGCAGGGGCAGTTGATCGCCACCGTCGGCAGAACCGGTCGCGCGACCGGTTCACACTTGCATTTTGAGATTCGCAGTGGTCAAAAGGCGCGCAACCCGCTCTTCTTTTTGCCGGAGCGCAAATAA
- a CDS encoding protein-L-isoaspartate(D-aspartate) O-methyltransferase: protein MIVKSKRRDRDRDPFEVARRRMVAEQLVKKGIADQRVLDAMGRVPRQEFVSKGMECQAYEDRPLQMGLGQTISQPLIVALMTEELLKRPCKKVLEIGTGSGYQAAILAELVEQVYSIERLKELSLRARKVLYKLRYDNIKLRIGDGTLGWPEEAPFDGIIVTAGAPCIPEDLIEQLGDGGRLIIPVGGEELQRLEVVTKRGAGYDKETLTSCRFVKLVGKQGWKGD, encoded by the coding sequence ATGATAGTGAAGTCGAAAAGGCGGGATCGCGATCGCGATCCATTCGAGGTCGCACGCAGGAGGATGGTCGCCGAGCAGCTGGTCAAAAAAGGAATAGCGGATCAGAGAGTTTTGGATGCCATGGGGCGTGTGCCGAGGCAGGAATTCGTCAGCAAGGGGATGGAATGTCAGGCCTATGAGGACAGACCTCTGCAGATGGGGCTAGGTCAGACCATCTCACAGCCTCTCATCGTAGCGCTGATGACCGAGGAACTTCTGAAGCGCCCTTGCAAGAAGGTCCTCGAGATCGGGACAGGTTCCGGTTATCAGGCGGCCATTCTCGCCGAGCTGGTCGAGCAGGTCTATTCGATAGAACGCCTAAAGGAACTTTCGTTGCGGGCGCGCAAGGTTCTTTATAAATTGAGGTACGACAACATCAAACTCAGGATTGGAGATGGTACGCTCGGCTGGCCCGAAGAGGCTCCCTTCGACGGCATCATAGTAACTGCCGGAGCGCCGTGTATTCCGGAGGATTTGATCGAACAGTTAGGGGACGGGGGACGCCTCATCATTCCGGTGGGAGGGGAGGAGCTTCAGCGTCTGGAGGTTGTAACGAAGCGCGGCGCCGGCTATGACAAAGAAACTCTGACGTCGTGCCGCTTCGTCAAGCTGGTAGGAAAACAGGGATGGAAGGGTGACTGA
- the surE gene encoding 5'/3'-nucleotidase SurE: protein MKKKPLILLSNDDGYQAEGILVLRKAIKRLGAVVVVAPDQQRSAASHSITLHSPLRIENPEKDLYLVSGTPTDCVILAVHEILNSPPDLILSGINHGPNLGDDVHYSGTVSAAYEGGIMGIPSIAFSLAMNERGRFDTAAHFAMRITKKVLKEGLPKGIILNVNIPDLPISKIKGCAFTKQGKRDYGDIVVEKVDPKGRKYYWIGGNENGFEDIPNSDCNAIRAGKVSITPLKVDITDVDALKSISSWRI from the coding sequence ATGAAAAAAAAGCCGCTTATCCTGCTTTCAAATGACGATGGCTACCAGGCCGAGGGTATTTTGGTCCTCCGAAAGGCCATAAAAAGGCTGGGGGCTGTGGTCGTCGTCGCCCCCGATCAGCAGAGGAGCGCTGCCAGCCATTCAATAACCCTTCACTCCCCTCTGAGGATAGAGAATCCAGAGAAGGATCTCTATCTAGTCAGCGGAACTCCCACCGACTGCGTGATCCTCGCCGTCCACGAGATTCTCAATTCCCCCCCCGATCTCATACTTTCCGGGATAAATCACGGCCCCAACCTCGGGGATGATGTGCATTATTCAGGGACGGTCTCGGCAGCCTACGAGGGCGGGATAATGGGGATACCATCTATAGCCTTTTCACTGGCGATGAATGAGCGGGGGCGCTTCGATACCGCTGCCCACTTCGCCATGAGGATAACCAAAAAAGTTTTAAAGGAGGGACTCCCTAAGGGAATTATTTTGAACGTGAATATCCCGGATCTCCCCATTTCTAAGATCAAGGGGTGCGCATTCACCAAGCAGGGAAAGAGGGACTATGGGGATATCGTAGTCGAGAAGGTAGATCCCAAGGGACGCAAATATTACTGGATCGGTGGCAATGAGAACGGCTTCGAGGATATTCCCAATTCAGATTGCAATGCGATAAGGGCAGGCAAAGTTTCGATAACGCCTCTGAAGGTCGATATCACCGATGTCGATGCTTTGAAAAGTATCTCGAGCTGGAGGATATAG